DNA from Plasmodium yoelii strain 17X genome assembly, chromosome: 13:
taaatttatttttgggTTTGTCGTGTAAAATCTgagttatatataattcacgATTTAAGCTCTTATGTTaataaatcatatatattttttttgaatataatgATACATATTACTTGAGACTTGGATATGTATAgttatatcaaaaatatattacaataaatataagataatttatagttataaatgttatttaaaaaaatatgatgttTTGTagtattcaaaaaaaatattaaaaaaattgtctaAATCAACATTGACATTATACAATGGAATAAAATGTCATAATGAACTtactaaaaattatatataaaaatactaACTATAAAGCAttctataattttatattaaaattaatactcactttattaaatttacgctatatttatatcatatatacttcaattggTTGTATACACTTTTATAGTACTATAcataaagtaaaaaataaatatagaaaatttaaCTATAATCtatagttataaaaaattcaatattagtggtattaaatttttaaacactaaaaaaaaacaatatatgcatatttaaaaatatatgcaataaaTGTACAAAGAATAAATATTCTAAGATTTTCTCATTAGAACACTACGGTTCAAAGCAAATGTGAATAAAACACTTCCTAAGCAACAAGCATGAAAAAGCTCGTGAAATCCAAAAACGCCTAAAAaggattaaaaaaaaagtatacacatgtacatataactggttatatatttaattgtgGGATAGTAAAACATTCTGATGTACACATAATcaggaaaataaattaatattggAAATAGCATtgtgaaataaatgaaaatataaatatattgcttcgaataaatataaatcaaAATGAATAATGAGGAAATAAGACATaccattaataatatttggCTTCTTTAAAGAATATATAACTGCAcctaaaacatataaaacaCCAATCATAATTAAAAATGCCAATTCTCtggcatataataaaattatataatcattaaaaaaaattgcatGTAAAAGTCCCGCCATTACATATGTAAATGCTCTTTTAGCTCTATTCCCAGTTGAAAAGTAACTACAACAAATACATAAAATTCCTAAAAGTGAGCTTAATGaatgtataattatataatataataattttatattattaagtaATAATGCTGCCACAGGAAATGCTGAGCCACtaatcattaaaaatattccaATGTGATCCAATTTCTCAATtaagaaataatttttagGGGACCATTCAAAACTGTGAAGCAAAAAAGAAGCA
Protein-coding regions in this window:
- a CDS encoding hemolysin III, putative translates to MMGYHGRLVNYFKNCCNINIFNVNDNSHLKVEEQISRMIKDPNLIPNDKKIIGLYCEKKITKSMLIKYLERHDKPLLRGKIHLMILLFSPIWIFYMLHLSKTYSAKMFTSVALICILFNSFASFLLHSFEWSPKNYFLIEKLDHIGIFLMISGSAFPVAALLLNNIKLLYYIIIHSLSSLLGILCICCSYFSTGNRAKRAFTYVMAGLLHAIFFNDYIILLYARELAFLIMIGVLYVLGAVIYSLKKPNIINGVFGFHELFHACCLGSVLFTFALNRSVLMRKS